From a single Pararge aegeria chromosome 16, ilParAegt1.1, whole genome shotgun sequence genomic region:
- the LOC120630511 gene encoding uncharacterized protein LOC120630511, with product MTSEVRLVQEIEKHECLYNNNLAEYNRKDQTDEAWAHVSCATNLTITECKEKWRNIRSSLLRSLKPTEKAKKPYYLSSYLTFVLPFMKPLNGWDYKEDSYNSSVGSSKDNDILICAVKSEGDSPSIHGEALNETRYTDMQLDPLFQPASPLTRKRKRNSDGTSNRKKNTEEPADQIEQMYAFNQDPPRTNIESMHYFLMSLLPEFETMSEEQTRSFKIRVMMLIDDIKSSFGNVKQTMTSSLETERLNKRLINLLVRNLQKKT from the exons ATGACGTCTGAAGTTCGTCTAGTTCAGGAGATAGAGAAACACGAGTGCCTATACAATAACAACCTGGCCGAGTACAATCGAAAAGATCAAACTGATGAGGCGTGGGCACACGTATCTTGTGCCACTAATTTGACGA TTACCGAATGTAAAGAGAAATGGCGAAACATACGAAGTTCCCTCCTCAGAAGTCTAAAGCCTACTGAGAAAGCAAAAAAGCCGTACTACTTATCCTCATACCTCACCTTTGTTTTACCATTCATGAAACCACTGAACGGCTGGGATTATAAAGAAGACAGTTACAATAGCTCTGTAGGTAGCTCCAAAGATAACGATATCCTAATATGCGCTGTGAAATCAGAAGGAGATTCACCAAGTATACACGGCGAGGCACTAAACGAAACGCGATACACTGATATGCAATTGGATCCTCTGTTTCAACCGGCATCGCCATTAACacgtaaaagaaaaagaaacagtgATGGTACATCGaatcgtaaaaaaaatactgaggAACCAGCTGACCAAATAGAACAAATGTACGCTTTTAACCAAGACCCACCACGGACAAACATAGAATCTATGCATTATTTCCTTATGAGTCTACTACCGGAATTTGAAACGATGAGTGAAGAACAAACTCGGTCGTTCAAAATAAGAGTCATGATGTTGATAGACGACATCAAATCTAGTTTTGGTAACGTGAAACAGACTATGACCTCATCTTTAGAAACTGAACGACTCAATAAACGACTTATAAATTTACTTGTAAGGAATCTTCAAAAGAAGACGTaa